GCGGCCATGGTTCACCGCTTCGAGTACCTCAAGCCGGCGCTGTCGCTGGTCCTGGTTTTCATTGGCCTCAAGATCTTCTACGCCCAGCTGTGGGGCAAGCTTGATCCGGCCATCAGTCTGGGCGTGACCATGAGTTTGCTGGCCGGTGGCGTGATCATCAGCCTGATCAAGACCCGTCCAGCCGCCAGCGAGCCGCCCGCGTCGCTGTAAGGGTGATCTTTAAAACAGGAAGGGGCAGCAGAATATATCTGCTGCCCCTTTCGTGAGCTGTCCTGAGGGAATCAGCCCCTCCACGATCTGCCCGAGCCCTTTGGTCTATTGCCGTGCCGGCACCGCGCACTGGCCGTCCTCACAACCCTCGGCGTCGTTCTGCGCCCCCAGCAGCGTCAGCGGCGCGGGGTGTGTCTCGGTCCAGACCTGCTCCAGTGCGCCGCGAAACACTTCCGCTCCTTGCGCGCCGCTGACGCCGTACTTGCCGCCCAGCACGAAGAACGGCACACCGCTAATGCCGAGGGCCTGCGCCTGCGCCTCGTCCTGACGGACGGCCCCGGCATACTTGCCGCTCTCCAGGGCCGTGCGGACCTCCGGAGCGTTCAAACCGACCTGCTCGGCCAGCGTCACCAGGGTTTCTACATCGCCCACATGCTGTCCTTCGGACATGTAAGCGCTCAGCAGCTGCTCCTTCATGGCGTCCTGTTTGCCGTGTTCGGCGGCCAGATGGATCAGCTGGTGCGCCAGGAAGGTGTTGGTCAGACGCGTCTTCTCGAAGTGGTATTCGAGACCCTCGCCCGCCGCCGTCTGGGTCATGCTGTCCAGCATTTCCTGTGCCTGGGCCGACGTGCGGCCATACTTTTGGGCCAGCATCTCACCCATCTGGAGGGGGGTATTGCTGGGCGCCGTGGGGTCCAGCTCGAAGCTGTGCCACACAATTTCAACCTGATCGCGCTGGGGGAAGTCGTGCAGGGCCGCCTCGAAGCGCCGCTTGCCGACATAGCACCACGGACAGGCGATATCAGACCAGATGTCCACACGCAACTTGTCGGGCGCGGAAGGCGCGAAAGGGTTGGAAGCAGTGGCAGTCATAAATACATCATACTCTGATTTACAAAACAAAGCATGAGATGGAGCCCATGCTGAGCCTCAGCGGTCTCCGCGGTCACAGGCGGTTCCGTTGCGGTTGGAATCGAGTCCGGTCCGGTAGCCCGATTTGCCGACGCGGATCGGTGCAGCTCCGGCGGCGCGCAGGGCAGCACAACTGGCGTAGTACACGTTGCCCGGACCGATCAGTGCCGCGCTGCCGCTGACTGGGCGCATCAGTGAGCGGGCGATATAGCCGCCGCGCCCCTGGTACGTGGTGCGGCACCACTCGCCTGCACAGGCGACCGTCAACAGGGTGCCGCCCGGAACGGTCCGCACGATCTGGCCGGCCACGGATGGCGTCCGGCGCAGATTGGCGGCAGACGTCGTGGTGGCTGTCGCGGCCTCCGCCAGGCCCAGCAGGCCCGCGCTCGACAGGCTTAGGACCAATGCCAGCTTCTTGATCGAGATGTTCATAGCCCCAGCGTGACATGCCGATTCCCTGGCCCCATGAGCCGGGGCTGAGACGAGTCCCCATAGTTGGGGCATTGTCTTGGAGCAGGCTGGGGACGGTCTCCCGGCCTGTACAGTGCGGAGCGTGCATGAACTGTTGCCGCCGCCGATCACGCTGCAAGCGGGACTGCACTGGCTCGATCTGATCGGAGTACTGGCCTTCGCGCTGTCGGGAGCGCTGCTGGCCGTCCGCAAGCGCTTCGATCTGTTCGGGGTGCTGGTGCTGGGCTGCGTGACAGCGGTGGGCGGTGGAGCCATCCGTGACACCCTGACCGGGCAGACACCGCCCCTGTTCCTGCGTGACGAATCCTACCTGTACGCGGCACTGCTGGGGTCGGTGCTGGCCTTCGGCTTCGGCGAGCGGCTGGCCCGGTTCGAGCGCGCCATCAGCCTGTTCGATTCGGCGGGGCTGGCACTGTTCGCCGCGAGCGGAGCCCTGGGGGCAATCAATTTCGGGCTGGGGCCGCTGGGCGTGGTCTTTACGGGGGCGATCAGCGGGGTGGGCGGGGGCATCATCCGTGACCTGATCGCCAACGAGGTGCCGGAAGTCATGTACCGCCGCGATCAGCTGTACGCCACGGCGGCGGCGGCGGGCGCGTTGGCGGTGCTGCTGCTCTACCCGCACGTCACGCCGTTCGAGGCGCAAGTGGGCGGTGTGCTCACTGTGATCGCGCTGCGCTGGATCTCGCGCCGGGGCTGGGTGAGGCTGCCGGTGCGGCGGCTTCCAGAAGGCTGAGGCGGCAGTGTCTGCTCCTTCTCCCACCGTCGTGCCGCAGCTGACGCGCTAGAAAACGGTCATGATTCACGATTCGCGTATCCAGCCCTTGCGGCCCGGCATGCCTGAACGGGGAAGATTCGTGTTGCTGTGGGTCCAGGCCAGTGCGCGGACCCGTGACAACCACGCGCTGGAATATGCCGTCCGGCAGGCCAACGACCTGGACTTGCCGCTGGTGGCTGTGTTCGGCCTGACCCCTTCCTACCCGGAGGCCAACGCTCGCCACTTTCACTATCTGCTGGAGGGTCTGCGCGATCTGAGGGTCAATCTGGCCGCGCGCGGCGTGCCGCTGTCCATCCGGCTGGGCAAGCCGCCCGAAGTGGCCCTGGAGGCGGCGCGCGAAGGAGCGGCCCTCGTGGTGACTGATGTGGGTTACCTAAACCTTCAGCGGGCGTGGCGCGACTGGCTGAAAGCCCAGCTGGAAGTTCCCCTTGTCCAGGTGGAATCCGAGGCCCTGATCCCCGTCCACACCGTCAGCGGCAAGCTGGAGTATGCGGCGCGCACCATTCGGCCCAAGGTTCACCGCTTATGGCATGACTACCTTGTGCCGCTTGAGGTTCATGACTTGGAAAGGCAGACCAACGACTGGGCGCCTGGACTGGATGTGGGCGATCCGGCGGCGCTGGTGGCCACCCTGCCCGTCGATCACAGTGTCCCTCCCGGCACTGAGACAGGCGGCGAGGACGCGGCGCTGGAGCGCGTGGAGGAATTCATCAGTCTGAGCCTGGCGCAGTACGACGGGCAGCGGAATGATCCCAACGTGGAGGGCAGCAGCCGCCTCAGCGCTTACCTGCATTACGGGCACCTGTCGCCGCTGACGGTCGCGCTGGCGGCCCGCGAACATGGTGGCCCCGGCGCGGACGCCCTGGTTGAAGAATTGATCGTGCGCCGCGAGCTGAGCTTTAACCTCTGCACCTTCAATCCGCAGTATGACCAGTACGACGGCCTGCCCGAGTGGTCCCGCGCCACGTTGGAGGAACACATGGGGGACAGGCGTGAACACCTGTACACCCGTGAGCAGTTCGACGGCGCGCAGACCCACGACGCGTACTGGAACGCCGCGCAGAACCAGATGGTACGTACCGGTCGCATGCACAATTACATGCGGATGTACTGGGGTAAGAAGATTCTGGAGTGGACCCCTGATCCGCGCACGGCCTACTCGGAGATGTTGTGGCTGAACAATCGCTACGAGCAGGACGGACGCGATCCCAACAGTTACGCTGGCTTCGGCTGGGTGCTGGGGCTGCATGACCGTCCGTGGGCGCGGCGTCCGGTCTTCGGCACTGTGCGCTACATGAACGCGGGCGGCTTGAGGCGCAAATTCGACGCAGACACGTACGCGTTGCAGTGGGCATGAATGGCTTGGGCTGCACCGCCCACAGCTGGCCTTTCTTTAAGCGCTGATCAGCGCCTGGCCCGTTTTACGTTCAAGTAACGAGATACCCGACATGATGTGCGGTATCAGAATGGTTCTGTGTGGTTTCTCACAAGGACTATTGTGAACGAATGTGACAGCATCTTCTGGATTCAACTGGTTCTGTTGGGGGTTGGTCTGATGAATGTCGTCAGCCAGGAGTCAGCGGAGTTCAGCATAAGTGAGCGGCTCGCCATCTTCACAGCGTGACAAATTTCCGTTTTACTGAGCACCGAGATCAGTCCCGCCACAAGTCACCTGTCCTTCCAGTTCATCCCATGGTTTTCACAGCCCAGCAGGAGTCTTTCTATGCAAGCGATTCGTAGTACCTCATCTTCTTCGTCCTCTGGGGCTGTCAGCCGTGGAGCGGTGCGGTTGATGATGGGGCGGCGGCTCCTTAATGGCTTCGTTCTGGCCTGTGGTGATCTGCTGGGCCTGACTCTGGCCCTGCTGCTGGCCTCTGGACTGCGGGTGGCGCTGTTGGGCGACGCTCCTGACGGTCCCTGGCTGGCTGGTGGCTGGTTTGCCGGCGACGGTTCGGTGCCGGGGTTGATTCCCTTTCTGTGGCTCGCCTGGGTGGTCGGCGCTCTGCTGATGCGCCTGCTGCCAGGCTGGGGACTGGCCGCACCCACCGAGTTGCAGCGCGTGACCCAGTTGACCGTACTGGTCTTCGCCGCCGTGACCGGCGTGCTGTTCATGACCCAGCAAACTGACATGGTCAGCCGTTTTTCGCTGGCCATGGGGCTGATTCTGAGCTGGGTTCTGGTGCTGATCATGCGCTCGGCAGTCAAGCAGATCATGTTGCGGGCTGGTCTGTGGGGGGTGCCGGCCGTCATCTATGGGGCGGCCGTCACCGGAACGCTGATGGTGCAGGCCCTGCGCGAGAACCCAACCTACGGCTATCAGCCCACCGCTATCCTGGACGACAATCCGCTGTTCCATGGCAGCGCCGTGCTGGGTGTGCCGGTGATCGGGCCGGTGGGAACCCTGCCTCACCCCTGGGATCAGCAGGCCCCAGTGGCTGTCGTGGCCATGCCGGGTCTGGACCGGGCGCAGCTGGTGCAGATGCTGGAAGGTCCTCTGGCGCACTATCCAAAGGTGATCATCGTTCCGGATCTTTTCGAGGTCGAGTCGTTGTGGGTCCAGGCCAATGACTTCGGTGGAGTGCTGGGGCTGGAAGTGGCACGCAATCTGCTCGATCCGCTGGCCCAGATGGTCAAACGCGTCTTCGATCTGCTGGCGGTGATCCTGACAGCGCCGGTGTGGCTCCCGGTCTGTGCGCTTCTGGCCGCCCTGATCTGGCTGGAAGACCGCACCAACCCCCTGTTCTTGCAGCGGCGTGTGGGCCTGAACGGTCAGCCCTTCGCTACCTGGAAGTTCAGGACCATGGTGCCCAATGCTGAGGAAGTGCTGCGCCGCACGCTGGAGCAGAACGCTGAACTGCGCCTGGAGTGGGAGACCCACTTCAAGCTGCGCCGTGATCCGCGCATTACGCGCATCGGTGGCCTGCTGCGCAAGACCAGTCTGGACGAATTGCCACAACTGCTGAACGTGGTGATGGGGCAGATGTCGCTGGTGGGACCGCGCCCGCTGCCGGCCTATCACCAGGAGCAACTGTCATCCCCGGCCCAGCGTCTGCGTGTGTTGGTGCGTCCAGGCCTGACTGGGCTGTGGCAGGTGTCGGGCCGTTCGGAAGCGGGCAACCTGGGGATGGAGCGCTGGGACCCGTACTACGTCCGCAACTGGTCAATCTGGCTGGATCTGGTGATCCTGATGCGAACTGTGGGTGTGGTTCTGCGCGGTTCGGGGGCATACTGATAGCAGGGTGATTTTTCCTTGCACTGTTGTCCTAAAATCCTTCTGCTCGAGTTTTCACGGGGCGGCGTTGCCGCCCTGCATTTTCGTGTAAGAGGTGTCCGTGTGATCAGGGTCCTGCTGACTGTCTTTGCCATGACTGGGTGCTCTGCATGAGGCATCCGGCTTATCCACGTATCCTTCACGTCATCACCCATCTGGACATGGGGGGAGCCGAGAACGTGGCGATCTCTCTGGCCGAGGAACTGCACGCCGAATTCAACTTTTCCTTCTTCGCGGTGGGGGGCATTGCCGACAATGCTGTGGGCCAGGACATGGCCCGGCGCCTGAGCGGGCTGGCGATCCCGGTTCACAGCGGCACGGCTCTGGGCTTCAAGAGGGGTGGAGCGGTACAGGCGGGCCTGAAGTTGCGCCAGTTGATCTGGAAATTGCGGCCTGAAGTGATCCACGTCCACACGGAGATTCCTGAAACGATCTTCGCCGTTGCCTCGATGCTGGGCTTACCCCGCAATCTGCAGGTGATCCGTACGATTCACAATTCCAAATTGTGGCCTGCCTGGGGGGCGATTGGACAGGTGGTGGAACGGCGATTGTACTCGGCGCGGGCGGTAGGGGTGTCGGCGGCCTGTCTCCAGGGATTGTGGGAGTTCCAGGCAGACCACCGTATCCCGCTGACACCTAAAGCCAGGACCCAGGTGATTTACAACGGCGTCATGATCGCGGACCCGCGACTCCCCATGGACAGGAACATTTCGTCGAACCGGCCCATCCGGGTACTATTCGCAGGCCGTCTGGAGCCGCAGAAGGGGGTAGATCTCTTGCCCGAGTTGTTAACCGCCGCTTCAGCTCTGACTACCCGACCGGTAGAGGTCACACTGCTGGGGCGCGGCGGTCTGGAAGGGACGTTACGCCACTGGATCCAGACCCATACCCTGCCCTGGACCGTCACGCTGTCCGAGCCGGTTGCCAACCTGGCCGAACATCTGGCCGAGTACGACGTGATGCTGGTTCCGTCGCGTTTTGAGGGGCTGTGTCTGGTGGCCGTCGAGGCGCTGATGGCTGGAATGCC
This sequence is a window from Deinococcus humi. Protein-coding genes within it:
- a CDS encoding DsbA family oxidoreductase gives rise to the protein MTATASNPFAPSAPDKLRVDIWSDIACPWCYVGKRRFEAALHDFPQRDQVEIVWHSFELDPTAPSNTPLQMGEMLAQKYGRTSAQAQEMLDSMTQTAAGEGLEYHFEKTRLTNTFLAHQLIHLAAEHGKQDAMKEQLLSAYMSEGQHVGDVETLVTLAEQVGLNAPEVRTALESGKYAGAVRQDEAQAQALGISGVPFFVLGGKYGVSGAQGAEVFRGALEQVWTETHPAPLTLLGAQNDAEGCEDGQCAVPARQ
- a CDS encoding excalibur calcium-binding domain-containing protein is translated as MNISIKKLALVLSLSSAGLLGLAEAATATTTSAANLRRTPSVAGQIVRTVPGGTLLTVACAGEWCRTTYQGRGGYIARSLMRPVSGSAALIGPGNVYYASCAALRAAGAAPIRVGKSGYRTGLDSNRNGTACDRGDR
- a CDS encoding TRIC cation channel family protein → MHELLPPPITLQAGLHWLDLIGVLAFALSGALLAVRKRFDLFGVLVLGCVTAVGGGAIRDTLTGQTPPLFLRDESYLYAALLGSVLAFGFGERLARFERAISLFDSAGLALFAASGALGAINFGLGPLGVVFTGAISGVGGGIIRDLIANEVPEVMYRRDQLYATAAAAGALAVLLLYPHVTPFEAQVGGVLTVIALRWISRRGWVRLPVRRLPEG
- a CDS encoding deoxyribodipyrimidine photo-lyase, with amino-acid sequence MIHDSRIQPLRPGMPERGRFVLLWVQASARTRDNHALEYAVRQANDLDLPLVAVFGLTPSYPEANARHFHYLLEGLRDLRVNLAARGVPLSIRLGKPPEVALEAAREGAALVVTDVGYLNLQRAWRDWLKAQLEVPLVQVESEALIPVHTVSGKLEYAARTIRPKVHRLWHDYLVPLEVHDLERQTNDWAPGLDVGDPAALVATLPVDHSVPPGTETGGEDAALERVEEFISLSLAQYDGQRNDPNVEGSSRLSAYLHYGHLSPLTVALAAREHGGPGADALVEELIVRRELSFNLCTFNPQYDQYDGLPEWSRATLEEHMGDRREHLYTREQFDGAQTHDAYWNAAQNQMVRTGRMHNYMRMYWGKKILEWTPDPRTAYSEMLWLNNRYEQDGRDPNSYAGFGWVLGLHDRPWARRPVFGTVRYMNAGGLRRKFDADTYALQWA
- the wbaP gene encoding undecaprenyl-phosphate galactose phosphotransferase WbaP, with the protein product MMGRRLLNGFVLACGDLLGLTLALLLASGLRVALLGDAPDGPWLAGGWFAGDGSVPGLIPFLWLAWVVGALLMRLLPGWGLAAPTELQRVTQLTVLVFAAVTGVLFMTQQTDMVSRFSLAMGLILSWVLVLIMRSAVKQIMLRAGLWGVPAVIYGAAVTGTLMVQALRENPTYGYQPTAILDDNPLFHGSAVLGVPVIGPVGTLPHPWDQQAPVAVVAMPGLDRAQLVQMLEGPLAHYPKVIIVPDLFEVESLWVQANDFGGVLGLEVARNLLDPLAQMVKRVFDLLAVILTAPVWLPVCALLAALIWLEDRTNPLFLQRRVGLNGQPFATWKFRTMVPNAEEVLRRTLEQNAELRLEWETHFKLRRDPRITRIGGLLRKTSLDELPQLLNVVMGQMSLVGPRPLPAYHQEQLSSPAQRLRVLVRPGLTGLWQVSGRSEAGNLGMERWDPYYVRNWSIWLDLVILMRTVGVVLRGSGAY
- a CDS encoding glycosyltransferase; the encoded protein is MRHPAYPRILHVITHLDMGGAENVAISLAEELHAEFNFSFFAVGGIADNAVGQDMARRLSGLAIPVHSGTALGFKRGGAVQAGLKLRQLIWKLRPEVIHVHTEIPETIFAVASMLGLPRNLQVIRTIHNSKLWPAWGAIGQVVERRLYSARAVGVSAACLQGLWEFQADHRIPLTPKARTQVIYNGVMIADPRLPMDRNISSNRPIRVLFAGRLEPQKGVDLLPELLTAASALTTRPVEVTLLGRGGLEGTLRHWIQTHTLPWTVTLSEPVANLAEHLAEYDVMLVPSRFEGLCLVAVEALMAGMPVVATRVRGLSEIFPPGYPLLCDSEDVPALARILAVAVENYSHHVAMVATHHAEIVARFSLARMAQEYRRIYQGAGRPTVVESME